Proteins co-encoded in one Zootoca vivipara chromosome 3, rZooViv1.1, whole genome shotgun sequence genomic window:
- the FBXO30 gene encoding F-box only protein 30 isoform X1, whose translation MFTLSAGGGLPTVPALSMPERKTELAIVEEHQHLHCVNCVSRRCMTRPEAGISCDLIGCPLVCGAVFHSCKAAEHRLLCPLERVPCLNSGFGCPFTVARNKIAEHLEICPASVVCCTMEWNRWPVSYADRKSYENLSKDVDEVEQLDMALALQDQRMLLESLKVATMTSKTGDEVVKSREQTSVAGAPDAALSNGLMPVDEESYGALYQATVETTKSLATALDILNTATRDISMLSSKLGISPPKTSEDFQPKEQNCSRMHKVELDCLDEDNMGAVGGIHLDILNQKAQLEQNGSSDICYDTMQQYNLNMGLDTSLCNGFHADDTGADTLQQSKELGMCNSDQSNVANGVCNASHVEALGFCSPIPVATQLKEELPLHSLSNGTVNHVYLPQYCNEELIQKQIDQDRLRSIDVFSLIPHRNYNFLANHYISAPKEDKAVDTSDLEITEDPMGLHGIDLITAALLFCLGDSPGGRGISDSRVIDGYRVDFGTQTFSLPSAILATNTMVGEIASASACDHANPQLSNPSPFQTLGLDLVLECVARYQTKRSMFTFVCGQLFRRNEFPSHFKNVHGDIHAGLNGWMEQRCPLAYYGCTYSQRRFCPSTQGAKIIHDRHLRSFGVQPCISTVLTEPDKRCCLGLRSDHLSNLPFEVLQHIAGFLDGFSLCQLSRVSRLMRDVCGSLLQARGMVILLWEKRTYPDGSSSWQIKEKVWRFSTAFCTVNEWKFADIVSMADHLKKCSYNAVERREEAVPLPCMCVTRELTKEGRSLRSVLKPVL comes from the exons ATGTTTACACTGTCAGCGGGGGGAGGACTTCCTACTGTGCCTGCCTTGAGTATGCCTGAACGCAA AACTGAACTTGCCATCGTGGAAGAACATCAACATCTACATTGCGTCAACTGTGTTAGTCGGCGCTGTATGACCAGACCAGAGGCTGGCATTTCCTGTGATTTGATTGGTTGCCCTTTGGTTTGTGGAGCAGTATTTCATTCATGCAAAGCTGCAGAGCATCGCCTTTTATGCCCACTTGAAAGAGTGCCTTGTCTCAACAGTGGCTTTGGCTGTCCATTTACTGTAGCCCGAAACAAAATTGCTGAACATCTAGAAATTTGCCCTGCAAGTGTGGTATGCTGCACTATGGAGTGGAACAGATGGCCTGTCAGTTATGCAGATAGAAAATCTTATGAAAATCTTAGTAAAGATGTTGATGAGGTTGAACAGTTAGACATGGCTCTTGCCCTTCAGGATCAACGAATGCTCCTTGAATCTCTCAAAGTAGCAACTATGACATCGAAAACAGGTGATGAGGTGGTAAAATCCAGAGAACAGACTTCTGTTGCAGGTGCCCCAGATGCTGCACTTTCAAATGGCTTGATGCCTGTTGATGAAGAGTCTTATGGTGCACTTTATCAAGCTACTGTGGAAACGACAAAGAGTTTAGCTACAGCTCTAGATATCCTGAACACTGCTACTAGAGACATAAGCATGTTAAGCTCAAAGCTTGGCATTTCACCACCTAAAACAAGTGAAGATTTTCAGCCAAAAGAGCAAAATTGTAGTAGAATGCATAAAGTAGAACTTGACTGTCTAGATGAAGATAACATGGGAGCAGTTGGTGGTATTCACTTGGATATCTTGAATCAAAAAGCACAGTTGGAACAAAATGGCTCAAGTGACATTTGTTACGACACCATGCAACAGTACAATTTGAATATGGGTCTTGATACCTCTTTATGTAATGGCTTTCATGCAGACGATACAGGCGCGGATACACTGCAACAGAGTAAAGAACTTGGTATGTGTAATTCTGACCAATCTAATGTAGCAAATGGTGTATGTAATGCTTCTCATGTTGAAGCATTGGGTTTTTGCAGCCCTATTCCTGTAGCAACACAACTTAAGGAAGAATTACCTCTCCACAGTTTGTCTAACGGCACTGTTAATCATGTATATCTGCCACAGTACTGTAATGAAGAACTGATACAGAAACAAATTGATCAGGACAGACTGAGAAGCATAGatgtattttctttaattcctcaccGTAACTACAATTTCCTTGCAAATCACTACATATCTGCACCAAAGGAAGACAAAGCAGTGGATACATCAGATTTGGAAATAACAGAAGATCCTATGGGTCTTCATGGAATAGATTTAATCACAGCAGCATTACTGTTTTGTCTTGGAGACTCTCCCGGTGGTAGGGGAATATCCGATAGTCGTGTTATTGACGGATACCGTGTTGATTTTGGGACGCAGACGTTTTCTCTCCCTTCTGCAATTCTGGCCACAAATACAATGGTAGGGGAGATTGCTTCAGCCTCTGCATGCGATCATGCAAATCCACAGCTCTCAAATCCAAGCCCTTTTCAGACTCTTGGGCTAGATTTGGTGCTAGAATGTGTGGCTAGATACCAAACAAAGCGTTCAATGTTTACATTTGTTTGTGGACAATTGTTTAGACGAAATGAATTTCCTTCGCATTTTAAGAATGTACATGGTGACATTCATGCTGGCCTCAATGGCTGGATGGAGCAGAGGTGTCCTCTGGCGTATTATGGATGTACATATTCTCAACGCAGATTCTGTCCTTCAACGCAAGGGGCAAAGATTATTCATGATCGGCACCTTCGGTCATTTGGGGTTCAGCCATGTATATCTACTGTGCTGACAGAGCCTGATAAGAGATGCTGTTTAGGACTGCGTAGTGACCACCTGAGTAATCTTCCTTTTGAAGTTCTACAACACATTGCAGGTTTTCTAGATGGTTTTAGTTTATGTCAGCTTTCACGAGTGTCGCGATTAATGAGGGATGTGTGCGGAAGTTTATTACAGGCACGAGGAATGGTCATACTGCTGtgggaaaagaggacatatcCAGATGGAAGTTCTTCGTGGCAAATAAAAGAAAAG
- the FBXO30 gene encoding F-box only protein 30 isoform X2, which yields MFTLSAGGGLPTVPALSMPERKTELAIVEEHQHLHCVNCVSRRCMTRPEAGISCDLIGCPLVCGAVFHSCKAAEHRLLCPLERVPCLNSGFGCPFTVARNKIAEHLEICPASVVCCTMEWNRWPVSYADRKSYENLSKDVDEVEQLDMALALQDQRMLLESLKVATMTSKTGDEVVKSREQTSVAGAPDAALSNGLMPVDEESYGALYQATVETTKSLATALDILNTATRDISMLSSKLGISPPKTSEDFQPKEQNCSRMHKVELDCLDEDNMGAVGGIHLDILNQKAQLEQNGSSDICYDTMQQYNLNMGLDTSLCNGFHADDTGADTLQQSKELGMCNSDQSNVANGVCNASHVEALGFCSPIPVATQLKEELPLHSLSNGTVNHVYLPQYCNEELIQKQIDQDRLRSIDVFSLIPHRNYNFLANHYISAPKEDKAVDTSDLEITEDPMGLHGIDLITAALLFCLGDSPGGRGISDSRVIDGYRVDFGTQTFSLPSAILATNTMVGEIASASACDHANPQLSNPSPFQTLGLDLVLECVARYQTKRSMFTFVCGQLFRRNEFPSHFKNVHGDIHAGLNGWMEQRCPLAYYGCTYSQRRFCPSTQGAKIIHDRHLRSFGVQPCISTVLTEPDKRCCLGLRSDHLSNLPFEVLQHIAGFLDGFSLCQLSRVSRLMRDVCGSLLQARGMVILLWEKRTYPDGSSSWQIKEKVCMHNYTWNCLYLCFRISMFFCLWVEVSQAWWVLITANKDKRGTKNKNCAF from the exons ATGTTTACACTGTCAGCGGGGGGAGGACTTCCTACTGTGCCTGCCTTGAGTATGCCTGAACGCAA AACTGAACTTGCCATCGTGGAAGAACATCAACATCTACATTGCGTCAACTGTGTTAGTCGGCGCTGTATGACCAGACCAGAGGCTGGCATTTCCTGTGATTTGATTGGTTGCCCTTTGGTTTGTGGAGCAGTATTTCATTCATGCAAAGCTGCAGAGCATCGCCTTTTATGCCCACTTGAAAGAGTGCCTTGTCTCAACAGTGGCTTTGGCTGTCCATTTACTGTAGCCCGAAACAAAATTGCTGAACATCTAGAAATTTGCCCTGCAAGTGTGGTATGCTGCACTATGGAGTGGAACAGATGGCCTGTCAGTTATGCAGATAGAAAATCTTATGAAAATCTTAGTAAAGATGTTGATGAGGTTGAACAGTTAGACATGGCTCTTGCCCTTCAGGATCAACGAATGCTCCTTGAATCTCTCAAAGTAGCAACTATGACATCGAAAACAGGTGATGAGGTGGTAAAATCCAGAGAACAGACTTCTGTTGCAGGTGCCCCAGATGCTGCACTTTCAAATGGCTTGATGCCTGTTGATGAAGAGTCTTATGGTGCACTTTATCAAGCTACTGTGGAAACGACAAAGAGTTTAGCTACAGCTCTAGATATCCTGAACACTGCTACTAGAGACATAAGCATGTTAAGCTCAAAGCTTGGCATTTCACCACCTAAAACAAGTGAAGATTTTCAGCCAAAAGAGCAAAATTGTAGTAGAATGCATAAAGTAGAACTTGACTGTCTAGATGAAGATAACATGGGAGCAGTTGGTGGTATTCACTTGGATATCTTGAATCAAAAAGCACAGTTGGAACAAAATGGCTCAAGTGACATTTGTTACGACACCATGCAACAGTACAATTTGAATATGGGTCTTGATACCTCTTTATGTAATGGCTTTCATGCAGACGATACAGGCGCGGATACACTGCAACAGAGTAAAGAACTTGGTATGTGTAATTCTGACCAATCTAATGTAGCAAATGGTGTATGTAATGCTTCTCATGTTGAAGCATTGGGTTTTTGCAGCCCTATTCCTGTAGCAACACAACTTAAGGAAGAATTACCTCTCCACAGTTTGTCTAACGGCACTGTTAATCATGTATATCTGCCACAGTACTGTAATGAAGAACTGATACAGAAACAAATTGATCAGGACAGACTGAGAAGCATAGatgtattttctttaattcctcaccGTAACTACAATTTCCTTGCAAATCACTACATATCTGCACCAAAGGAAGACAAAGCAGTGGATACATCAGATTTGGAAATAACAGAAGATCCTATGGGTCTTCATGGAATAGATTTAATCACAGCAGCATTACTGTTTTGTCTTGGAGACTCTCCCGGTGGTAGGGGAATATCCGATAGTCGTGTTATTGACGGATACCGTGTTGATTTTGGGACGCAGACGTTTTCTCTCCCTTCTGCAATTCTGGCCACAAATACAATGGTAGGGGAGATTGCTTCAGCCTCTGCATGCGATCATGCAAATCCACAGCTCTCAAATCCAAGCCCTTTTCAGACTCTTGGGCTAGATTTGGTGCTAGAATGTGTGGCTAGATACCAAACAAAGCGTTCAATGTTTACATTTGTTTGTGGACAATTGTTTAGACGAAATGAATTTCCTTCGCATTTTAAGAATGTACATGGTGACATTCATGCTGGCCTCAATGGCTGGATGGAGCAGAGGTGTCCTCTGGCGTATTATGGATGTACATATTCTCAACGCAGATTCTGTCCTTCAACGCAAGGGGCAAAGATTATTCATGATCGGCACCTTCGGTCATTTGGGGTTCAGCCATGTATATCTACTGTGCTGACAGAGCCTGATAAGAGATGCTGTTTAGGACTGCGTAGTGACCACCTGAGTAATCTTCCTTTTGAAGTTCTACAACACATTGCAGGTTTTCTAGATGGTTTTAGTTTATGTCAGCTTTCACGAGTGTCGCGATTAATGAGGGATGTGTGCGGAAGTTTATTACAGGCACGAGGAATGGTCATACTGCTGtgggaaaagaggacatatcCAGATGGAAGTTCTTCGTGGCAAATAAAAGAAAAGGTTTGTATGCATAACTATACATGGAATTGCCTTTACCTCTGTTTTAGAATTAGTATGTTCTTTTGTCTATGGGTTGAGGTCTCCCAAGCATGGTGGGTCCTCATCACTGCTAATAAAGATAAAAGAGGAACTAAAAATAAGAACTGTGCTTTTTGA